The Paenibacillus sp. YPG26 genome includes a window with the following:
- a CDS encoding glucose-1-phosphate adenylyltransferase: MKKKEVVAMLLAGGQGKRLKGLTKNLAKPAVYFGGTYRIIDFPLSNCSNSGIDTVGVLTQYEPLVLHSYIGVGSDWDMERKHGGVFVLPPHEREDGSSWYRGTADAIFRNLKFIEQYDPEHVLILSGDHIYKMDYDAMLDYHKEKNADCTISVINVTREEASRFGILNTNEDLSIYEFEEKPEHPKSTLASMGIYLFKWDVLKQHLYEDERNPDSSFDFGKDIIPLMLSNQKVLYAYPFEGYWRDVGTVQSLWQSNMDLLSDNPPLDLNDPAWRIYTRSPNQPAQYIAPEATVTNSVINEGCIVHGTIEHSVLFYGIEVGEGSVITDSVIMPNVKIGKNVRIHKAIVSENLVINDNTALGVDRPDEDEILLITDEELSELQEQEASVSTNN, translated from the coding sequence ATGAAGAAAAAAGAAGTGGTTGCGATGCTGCTTGCCGGCGGACAAGGAAAAAGACTAAAGGGTCTTACCAAGAATCTGGCAAAGCCTGCTGTATATTTCGGGGGTACATACCGGATCATTGATTTTCCACTTAGCAATTGTTCGAATTCGGGTATCGATACGGTAGGCGTCCTGACTCAATATGAACCTTTAGTGCTGCACTCATATATTGGCGTAGGCAGTGACTGGGATATGGAGCGTAAGCATGGGGGAGTCTTCGTGCTTCCCCCGCATGAACGCGAGGACGGCAGCAGCTGGTACCGGGGAACGGCAGACGCGATCTTTAGAAATCTGAAGTTCATTGAACAGTATGACCCTGAGCATGTTCTGATCCTCTCGGGGGATCACATTTATAAAATGGATTATGATGCGATGCTTGATTATCACAAAGAAAAGAACGCTGATTGTACAATCTCTGTCATTAACGTCACGCGGGAAGAAGCAAGCCGGTTCGGCATTCTGAACACGAATGAGGACTTAAGCATTTATGAATTTGAGGAGAAGCCCGAGCATCCGAAGAGCACGCTGGCCTCCATGGGAATATACTTGTTTAAATGGGATGTGCTCAAGCAGCATTTGTATGAGGATGAACGAAACCCCGATTCCTCGTTTGATTTCGGTAAAGACATTATTCCACTGATGCTGAGCAATCAGAAGGTACTGTATGCATATCCATTTGAAGGATATTGGAGGGATGTAGGTACCGTACAAAGCTTATGGCAGAGCAATATGGATCTATTATCTGATAATCCCCCTCTGGATTTGAACGACCCGGCATGGCGGATCTACACCCGCAGTCCGAATCAGCCTGCCCAGTATATCGCACCTGAGGCTACTGTAACCAACAGTGTGATTAATGAAGGGTGTATTGTTCATGGTACGATCGAACATTCCGTGCTGTTCTATGGAATTGAAGTTGGTGAAGGCAGTGTAATTACGGATTCAGTGATCATGCCCAATGTGAAAATTGGCAAAAATGTGCGCATCCATAAAGCGATCGTCAGTGAGAATCTTGTCATCAATGACAA
- a CDS encoding NAD(P)/FAD-dependent oxidoreductase, translated as MTYDCIIIGGGIAGLQAAIQLGRYVTHQILVIDSGSGRSTLCRNYHNILGWPDGISGEELRNRGKAQAVSLGVKFVQDKVARAAKQDQLFELAGEQGVRYQAKTVLLATGLMDRLPDIPGIRRTLGRSVYVCPDCDGYEIHNRKTVVMGSGNSGANMALLLAEQASEVIFINHEQQAVDAEILMKIKDRRIRYIETGISRVLEEQDGMIQSVILEDGTVIPAERGFIGFGGNQVHSELAEQLGAKLYPNKHVEADPRSRMTNTQNLWIAGDLGVHAEQVTVSMGDGTLAAISIHKVLRELKRAQEVNL; from the coding sequence TTGACCTACGATTGTATCATTATCGGGGGAGGCATAGCCGGTCTCCAGGCAGCAATTCAACTAGGAAGATATGTGACTCATCAGATTCTGGTTATCGACTCGGGTTCTGGCCGATCCACCTTGTGCCGGAATTATCATAATATACTGGGCTGGCCTGACGGGATCTCCGGCGAAGAGCTTCGGAACAGAGGGAAAGCCCAGGCGGTATCTCTAGGCGTCAAATTTGTACAAGACAAAGTAGCTAGGGCTGCAAAGCAGGATCAGCTGTTTGAGCTTGCAGGTGAGCAGGGTGTGCGCTATCAAGCGAAAACCGTGCTGCTTGCAACCGGTTTGATGGACCGCTTGCCGGACATTCCGGGCATCCGCCGGACATTGGGAAGGTCAGTATATGTATGCCCTGATTGTGATGGGTATGAAATTCATAACCGAAAGACGGTCGTAATGGGTTCGGGCAATTCAGGTGCGAACATGGCGCTGCTGCTCGCTGAGCAAGCTTCCGAGGTGATCTTTATTAATCATGAGCAGCAGGCCGTTGACGCGGAGATTCTTATGAAGATCAAGGACCGGAGAATCCGTTATATCGAGACGGGGATCAGCCGTGTCCTCGAAGAGCAGGACGGAATGATCCAGAGCGTTATTCTTGAAGATGGAACAGTGATTCCAGCGGAGAGAGGCTTCATCGGATTTGGCGGCAATCAGGTGCATTCTGAGCTCGCTGAGCAGCTTGGAGCTAAGCTGTATCCTAATAAGCACGTAGAAGCAGATCCCCGTTCCAGGATGACGAATACGCAGAATTTATGGATTGCCGGAGATCTTGGCGTTCATGCCGAGCAGGTGACGGTCTCTATGGGTGATGGCACATTAGCCGCGATTTCAATCCATAAAGTACTCAGAGAATTAAAGCGGGCGCAGGAAGTGAATCTGTAG
- a CDS encoding sensor domain-containing diguanylate cyclase, with the protein MKLLHKKGYTLRFSISFLVIVAVLLTMLIGMISAVQVSRDSLISSYLQSNSQYAKKLASNTGDLLSTMKQNITSIAAIVKSGTRMDAELLGHLYQENRQYFNSIFIANEERVIQFTSPNTTGVHAGDQLTSQASLLATTSKAPFISNPYRSKSGRYIILISAPIFDRGGEYKGFVGGTIYLEEKNVLNTLLEEHFFGNGSYVFVVEKTGHLIFHPDTKRIGQSVLRNTVVQQVLQGSNGAQHVTNSQKHDFFAGYAYDPISSWGIIAQTPVSVIDGPSSQLIHKMLLQSLPFLALILILGWWLASQIAKPLHILAKFSDEATLNLDKGKSLPDLKSNHYEVRLLYQSVKIAFKNINQDILQLRDEVKMDGLTGLGNRKSFDSVMEKLTAKHTPFSLILMDIDNFKTVNDTYGHLTGDEVLKFLAGLMEKLAGDNSLAFRYGGEEFAILVKHSDISYAYQIAERIRTVLAVTNSPTGEPVTISLGIASYPDHAREIQELILKADQAMYQSKLNGRNRTTISEAH; encoded by the coding sequence TTGAAACTCTTACACAAAAAAGGTTATACCCTTAGATTCAGCATCAGCTTTCTTGTTATTGTGGCTGTGCTTCTAACCATGCTGATCGGCATGATCTCTGCTGTACAAGTCAGCCGGGATTCCCTGATCTCAAGCTATCTGCAGAGCAACAGCCAGTATGCGAAGAAGCTGGCCTCCAACACCGGTGACCTGCTCAGCACGATGAAGCAGAACATCACATCCATTGCAGCCATCGTCAAGAGTGGGACCAGAATGGACGCCGAGCTGCTCGGCCATCTCTACCAGGAGAATCGCCAATATTTCAATTCCATCTTCATTGCCAATGAGGAGCGGGTTATCCAGTTCACAAGTCCGAACACAACCGGAGTCCATGCAGGAGACCAGCTAACCTCGCAAGCGAGCCTTTTGGCCACCACATCCAAAGCACCTTTTATATCCAACCCGTATCGAAGCAAGTCAGGAAGATATATTATTCTGATCTCTGCTCCTATCTTTGACCGGGGTGGGGAGTACAAAGGATTTGTTGGCGGAACGATCTATTTGGAGGAGAAGAACGTACTGAATACACTGCTGGAGGAGCATTTCTTCGGGAACGGGTCGTATGTCTTCGTGGTCGAGAAGACCGGACATTTGATCTTTCACCCGGACACCAAGCGTATTGGACAATCGGTACTTCGCAATACAGTTGTCCAGCAAGTGCTTCAAGGCTCCAATGGAGCTCAGCATGTGACGAATTCCCAAAAACATGACTTTTTTGCCGGTTATGCCTACGATCCCATCAGTTCATGGGGAATTATTGCGCAGACTCCCGTCTCAGTCATCGATGGGCCGTCCTCCCAGTTGATTCACAAGATGCTTCTTCAGTCCCTGCCCTTTCTTGCCCTGATCCTGATACTTGGGTGGTGGCTTGCCAGTCAGATTGCCAAGCCCTTACACATTCTTGCCAAATTCTCAGACGAGGCTACACTAAATCTGGATAAAGGAAAGAGTCTGCCTGATCTAAAATCCAATCACTATGAAGTCCGTTTGCTATATCAGAGTGTTAAGATTGCTTTTAAGAATATTAACCAGGATATCCTTCAGCTACGCGATGAAGTTAAGATGGATGGATTAACCGGACTTGGCAACCGGAAGTCCTTTGACTCTGTCATGGAGAAATTAACGGCAAAACACACGCCGTTCTCATTGATCTTAATGGACATAGACAATTTCAAGACCGTAAATGATACTTACGGTCATCTTACCGGAGATGAGGTACTGAAATTCCTTGCCGGCTTGATGGAGAAATTGGCCGGGGACAACAGTCTGGCCTTCAGATATGGAGGGGAAGAATTCGCCATTCTGGTGAAGCATAGTGACATAAGCTATGCCTATCAAATTGCTGAACGTATCAGAACCGTTCTGGCCGTTACGAACAGCCCCACAGGTGAGCCAGTAACGATCTCGCTTGGCATCGCTTCCTACCCTGATCATGCCAGAGAGATCCAGGAGCTGATCCTAAAGGCCGATCAAGCGATGTACCAGTCCAAGCTGAACGGTAGAAACCGTACTACAATAAGTGAAGCCCATTAA
- a CDS encoding metallophosphoesterase, giving the protein MIIGVISDTHMPRSAKRLPSAVIKAFGGVDLILHLGDWVTIDVYEQLAALAPVEGIAGNNDPGEIIDRFGHRKILTLDTYRIGLVHGHTPFAGRTTEEKAQLSFKEDRLDAILFGHSHQPLLKQSGGVLLFNPGSAADKRRETRYSVGILELRESGIEARHIFYDSKE; this is encoded by the coding sequence ATGATTATTGGCGTTATTTCAGACACACATATGCCCCGGTCAGCCAAGCGGCTGCCTTCTGCTGTAATCAAGGCGTTCGGAGGGGTGGATCTCATTCTCCATCTTGGAGATTGGGTCACTATAGATGTCTATGAGCAGCTTGCAGCGCTTGCTCCTGTGGAAGGAATTGCAGGGAATAATGATCCCGGAGAGATAATTGATCGGTTCGGGCACCGGAAGATCCTGACGCTTGATACTTACCGGATTGGACTTGTGCATGGCCATACGCCATTTGCCGGCCGCACCACCGAGGAGAAGGCCCAGCTGTCGTTCAAGGAGGACAGGCTGGATGCCATCTTGTTCGGTCACTCGCACCAGCCCCTGCTGAAGCAGTCGGGCGGGGTGCTATTGTTCAATCCTGGTTCCGCTGCAGATAAGCGGCGAGAGACACGTTATTCGGTCGGTATTCTTGAATTAAGGGAGTCCGGAATAGAGGCGAGGCATATTTTCTACGATTCAAAAGAATAG
- a CDS encoding haloacid dehalogenase-like hydrolase, whose protein sequence is MKRILDCRASDFRQMDRAALRQSILAAEGRTIISEIAADRSLLPEVSNAELSKAFGADMILLNHFDVFQPLVQGAVVEAASQQEAVREEGPGRGDIQRLKALTGLPVGVNLEPVDEKAEAVESLHSLPEGRRATASSLAEAKALGFDFICLTGNPKTGVTNQQILQAIGLAKEHFGGLILAGKMHGAGTAGRVTDIEAGVQFAEAGADVILLPAPGTVPGLRERELAAIITAVKGIGALALAAIGTSQEGADVSTIREIALSAKRAGADLFHIGDAGFGGIAVPENIQALSIAVRGRRHTYVRMAASPLR, encoded by the coding sequence ATGAAGAGAATACTGGACTGCAGAGCTTCTGATTTCAGACAGATGGATCGCGCTGCACTTAGGCAGTCGATCCTGGCAGCTGAGGGAAGAACTATTATTTCAGAGATTGCAGCAGATCGGTCCCTGCTTCCAGAAGTGTCCAATGCAGAGCTGTCGAAGGCATTTGGTGCGGATATGATTTTATTGAATCATTTTGATGTATTTCAACCTTTGGTTCAGGGAGCTGTAGTAGAGGCAGCGTCCCAACAAGAAGCCGTTAGAGAAGAGGGACCTGGTAGAGGCGATATTCAGAGGCTCAAAGCGCTGACGGGACTTCCCGTTGGTGTGAACCTGGAGCCAGTGGATGAAAAGGCTGAGGCGGTAGAATCTCTCCATTCGCTGCCTGAGGGCAGAAGGGCCACAGCAAGCTCGCTCGCCGAAGCGAAGGCGCTTGGATTCGACTTCATCTGCTTAACAGGTAATCCGAAGACCGGAGTCACGAATCAGCAGATTCTGCAGGCGATTGGCTTAGCCAAGGAACACTTTGGCGGGCTGATCCTAGCGGGCAAAATGCATGGAGCCGGTACGGCAGGCAGGGTTACGGATATTGAAGCTGGTGTTCAATTCGCAGAAGCTGGGGCCGATGTGATCCTGCTGCCTGCACCGGGAACGGTTCCGGGACTGAGAGAAAGAGAGCTTGCAGCGATAATCACAGCAGTGAAGGGGATAGGCGCTCTGGCTCTGGCCGCGATAGGCACAAGTCAAGAAGGGGCCGATGTATCCACGATCCGGGAGATTGCGCTCAGTGCGAAGAGAGCAGGGGCAGACCTGTTTCATATCGGGGACGCGGGGTTTGGGGGTATCGCGGTCCCTGAGAATATTCAGGCATTATCCATAGCGGTTCGCGGCAGACGGCATACCTATGTGCGTATGGCTGCATCCCCACTGCGATAG
- a CDS encoding alpha-glucosidase codes for MNPKWWKESVVYQIYPISFKDSNGDGIGDLRGITSKLDYLKDLGVDVIWLCPIYKSPNHDNGYDISDYCDIQQQFGTLEDFDRLLREVHARGMKLMMDLVLNHTSNEHPWFLESRSSEDNPKRDYYIWRKGKNGGPPNNWESYFSGSVWEYDETTDSYYLHLYAKQQPDLNWDNPAVVEELHKMVQWWLKKGVDGFRFDAIAHIVKAQGLPDAENPDRLPTVRAYQLFSNLDKVHTLLQNLNDQVLYFYDIMTVGETSGLGPQQALDYVGDTRRELNMVFQFEHMYLDAASPGSGKWEIKPWNLLELKKVMSEWQTVLHNQGWNANYLGNHDQPRPVSRFGNDLHFRVPSAKMLATFLLTLEGTPYIYQGEEIGMTNPYFDSIEDYRDVETLNFYHEMREKGVPEEEVMKAIRKKSRDNARTPMQWDNTEHAGFTSKGTPWIEVNSNYMEVNVAAAQKDPDSIYHYYKTLIALRKEHKALVYGEYKLLLPLDPEIYTYTRTCEDEKLLIILNFFDQKPVFEWPEELNSDGAKLLISNYKPVPEEEIRKLQLRPYEARVYLLS; via the coding sequence ATGAATCCCAAGTGGTGGAAGGAAAGCGTTGTATATCAAATCTATCCAATCAGCTTCAAGGATTCGAACGGGGATGGAATAGGGGACCTTAGAGGAATCACCTCCAAGCTGGATTATTTGAAGGACCTAGGGGTTGATGTGATCTGGTTGTGTCCAATATACAAGTCACCGAATCATGACAATGGGTACGATATCAGTGACTATTGTGATATTCAGCAGCAGTTCGGGACCCTGGAGGATTTCGACCGGCTGCTTCGTGAGGTTCATGCCCGCGGGATGAAGCTGATGATGGATTTGGTGCTCAATCATACCTCGAACGAGCATCCTTGGTTCTTGGAATCCCGGTCTTCAGAGGACAATCCCAAACGCGATTACTATATCTGGAGAAAGGGTAAGAACGGAGGACCTCCAAACAACTGGGAGTCTTACTTCAGCGGCTCTGTCTGGGAGTATGATGAAACGACCGACAGCTATTATCTCCATCTCTATGCTAAGCAGCAGCCTGATCTGAACTGGGATAACCCGGCTGTGGTTGAGGAGCTTCATAAGATGGTACAGTGGTGGCTTAAGAAAGGTGTGGACGGATTCCGGTTCGATGCCATAGCCCATATTGTCAAAGCCCAGGGTCTGCCTGATGCGGAGAATCCCGATCGGCTGCCTACGGTCCGCGCCTATCAGCTGTTCTCGAATCTGGATAAAGTTCATACCCTGCTGCAGAATCTTAATGATCAGGTTCTCTACTTCTACGATATCATGACCGTTGGTGAGACCTCGGGACTTGGTCCCCAGCAAGCCCTTGATTATGTAGGAGATACCCGGCGCGAGCTGAATATGGTCTTCCAGTTTGAGCATATGTATCTCGACGCGGCTTCACCAGGCAGCGGCAAATGGGAGATCAAGCCCTGGAACCTTCTTGAGCTTAAGAAAGTCATGAGTGAGTGGCAGACCGTCTTGCATAACCAAGGCTGGAACGCGAACTATCTTGGCAATCATGATCAGCCCCGTCCGGTATCCCGGTTCGGGAATGACCTGCATTTCCGCGTACCTTCAGCCAAAATGCTGGCGACATTCCTTCTTACTTTGGAAGGTACCCCGTATATTTACCAGGGTGAAGAGATCGGTATGACGAATCCTTATTTTGACTCGATTGAGGATTATAGAGATGTGGAGACGCTGAACTTTTATCATGAAATGAGAGAGAAGGGAGTCCCGGAGGAGGAGGTTATGAAAGCCATTCGCAAAAAAAGCCGGGACAATGCCCGGACTCCCATGCAGTGGGATAATACCGAGCATGCCGGTTTCACCTCCAAAGGCACCCCGTGGATTGAAGTGAACTCCAATTACATGGAGGTTAATGTGGCGGCGGCACAGAAGGATCCGGACTCCATCTACCATTATTACAAGACGCTGATCGCTTTGAGGAAGGAACACAAGGCATTGGTATATGGGGAATATAAGCTTCTGCTCCCTCTGGATCCAGAGATTTATACCTATACCCGGACTTGTGAGGACGAGAAGCTGCTGATTATTCTTAATTTTTTCGATCAAAAACCGGTATTTGAGTGGCCGGAGGAGCTGAATTCAGATGGTGCCAAGCTGTTGATTTCGAATTACAAGCCAGTTCCAGAAGAAGAGATCCGGAAGCTTCAGCTAAGGCCATACGAAGCAAGAGTCTACTTATTAAGCTGA
- a CDS encoding multidrug effflux MFS transporter has translation MNSLDRDTGHPLQLSRSRRLWTAVILGSLSAFGPLSIDMYLPSLPKLSADLHTTASLTQLTLTAFLLGLALGQLVVGPLSDVKGRRTPLMISLAVYAVSSLLCVFSPSIGVLIALRFIQGVAGAAGIVLSRAMVRDLYSGTELTKFFSLLMLINGAAPILAPLIGGQLLRIFPWRGVFVVLALIGIIMLVAVFFTLPETLPRDQRAAGGIRQTFSTFGRLLRDRGFMGYTLAGGLVSAAMFAYISGSPFVIQDVFGVSPQVYSLIFAMNGFGIIAASQATGRLAGRIPEEKLLVWGLSMAALGAAVLLLSVILVPRLSTVLVPLFFIVASVGIVGTTSFPLAMKEQAHSAGSASALLGLLPYILGALSAPLVGIGGGHTAIPMGIVIAAADIGAIACYYLLVRRAANRF, from the coding sequence ATGAACAGCTTGGATAGAGACACCGGGCATCCGCTGCAATTGTCACGCTCCCGCCGGTTATGGACGGCGGTAATATTAGGCTCGTTATCCGCATTTGGACCTTTATCTATTGATATGTATCTGCCTTCGTTACCAAAGCTTTCGGCAGACCTGCATACGACAGCCTCCCTAACCCAGCTGACGTTAACCGCATTTCTGCTTGGCCTTGCCTTGGGACAGCTTGTAGTGGGACCTCTTAGTGATGTGAAAGGTCGCCGAACTCCACTGATGATTTCTCTTGCGGTATATGCTGTATCCTCGTTACTGTGTGTATTCTCCCCATCTATCGGGGTCCTTATCGCACTAAGATTCATCCAGGGTGTAGCCGGCGCAGCCGGAATAGTCCTGTCCAGAGCGATGGTTCGGGATCTGTATTCCGGTACGGAGCTGACAAAGTTCTTCTCTTTGTTGATGCTCATTAACGGAGCAGCACCTATTCTGGCTCCTCTAATTGGTGGTCAGCTGCTGCGTATATTTCCATGGCGCGGCGTGTTTGTTGTTCTTGCCCTGATCGGGATTATAATGCTTGTGGCTGTCTTCTTCACTCTTCCCGAGACCCTCCCCAGGGACCAAAGAGCGGCTGGAGGAATACGTCAGACCTTCTCTACCTTTGGCAGACTGCTGAGAGATCGAGGCTTCATGGGTTATACTCTTGCCGGCGGCCTCGTAAGTGCAGCCATGTTCGCCTATATATCCGGCTCCCCGTTCGTTATACAGGATGTATTCGGCGTATCTCCTCAAGTCTACAGCCTAATCTTCGCCATGAACGGGTTCGGAATTATAGCGGCCAGCCAAGCCACTGGACGCCTGGCAGGGCGGATTCCCGAAGAGAAGCTGCTGGTCTGGGGTCTGAGTATGGCTGCTCTAGGAGCGGCAGTTCTCCTGTTGAGCGTGATCCTGGTTCCTCGGCTGTCTACAGTACTGGTGCCGCTCTTCTTCATAGTAGCTTCAGTCGGCATTGTGGGAACGACCAGCTTTCCGCTGGCCATGAAGGAACAAGCACATTCTGCGGGAAGCGCTTCTGCCCTTCTTGGCCTGCTGCCTTACATCTTGGGTGCGCTAAGCGCACCTCTCGTTGGAATTGGCGGCGGCCACACCGCTATTCCTATGGGTATTGTAATAGCGGCGGCAGACATTGGAGCGATCGCATGCTATTACTTGCTGGTCCGTAGAGCAGCGAACCGGTTCTGA
- a CDS encoding TetR/AcrR family transcriptional regulator yields MPLHDESRSHSEINELILKNARLLIEQRGADKVSMHQIAKAAGIGQGTLYRRYTSVGDICLHLVDEKLEAAIQDIRSVISQESRSLSERIEDVVHKWVNFIEDMMIWIGALQDNCKMQKMGFEFSESPPYAFIYGTLVDLLKSAADSNELQPCDPCFNINAFLFLFTPDSYIHLRRNNNYSPEAIASKAYALYFKPLFVRP; encoded by the coding sequence ATGCCGCTTCATGATGAGAGTAGAAGCCATTCCGAAATTAATGAACTAATATTGAAGAATGCCAGATTACTGATCGAGCAGAGAGGTGCGGATAAAGTCAGTATGCACCAGATTGCCAAGGCGGCAGGAATCGGGCAGGGAACATTATATAGAAGATACACCAGCGTAGGGGACATTTGTCTGCATTTAGTCGATGAGAAGCTGGAGGCAGCTATACAGGATATACGCAGTGTAATCAGCCAGGAGTCACGGTCGCTTAGTGAAAGAATCGAAGACGTTGTTCATAAATGGGTGAACTTCATTGAGGACATGATGATCTGGATTGGCGCACTCCAGGATAACTGCAAAATGCAGAAGATGGGCTTCGAGTTCTCCGAGTCCCCTCCATATGCATTTATTTATGGGACTCTTGTTGACTTGTTAAAGTCAGCGGCTGACAGCAATGAGCTGCAGCCTTGTGACCCCTGTTTCAACATCAACGCATTCTTGTTCCTGTTCACACCGGATTCCTACATTCATCTGCGCCGTAATAACAATTACAGTCCGGAGGCAATAGCTTCTAAGGCTTACGCACTTTATTTCAAGCCTTTGTTTGTTCGTCCTTAA
- a CDS encoding MDR family MFS transporter, whose product MNTASTTSGAAAPVGEIKRLPIVISLMIGAFLALLNETLLGVALTDLMQDLQVSYSTIQWLTTGYMLLIGILVPVTALLIQWFTTRQIFISAMVLFFAGTVIAGLSPNFTILLIARLVQALGTGLLLPVMMNTILTIYPPEKRGAAMGSIGLVIMFAPAIGPTLAGIILDSLHWRWLFFSVLPLALFSIVFAVIYLRNVSEVTRPKVDILSILLSTIGFGGIVYGFSSAGDPLVGWSSPLVITCLIAGFIGLLLFVLRQIKLTEPVLDMRAFKYPMFSLAVILMVILMMTLFSTLTLLPMFMLTGLALTAFTVGLILLPGGIINGLMSPITGRLFDKFGPRALVIPGIVIMLISLWMFTRVTTTTEVFVIIILHSVLMIGLSMVIMPAQTTGLNQLPRNLYPHGTAIMNTIQQVAGAVGTALFISIMTSGQTRYLSGVQDPLNPKHIPDAMTAGVHSAFWGAVILTVVALILALFMRRSTIPQEQGSGTQV is encoded by the coding sequence ATGAACACAGCAAGTACCACATCGGGGGCCGCCGCACCCGTAGGTGAGATTAAGCGTCTCCCCATAGTTATATCTCTCATGATCGGGGCATTTCTGGCCTTGCTTAATGAGACTTTGCTCGGCGTTGCCCTTACAGATCTGATGCAGGATCTGCAGGTGTCATACTCTACAATTCAGTGGCTGACTACCGGTTATATGCTGCTGATCGGGATCCTGGTCCCGGTAACCGCATTATTGATTCAGTGGTTCACAACCAGGCAGATCTTCATTAGTGCAATGGTTCTGTTCTTCGCGGGAACCGTGATTGCCGGCTTGTCACCTAACTTCACCATCCTGCTGATCGCCCGTCTCGTGCAGGCGCTTGGGACAGGTCTGCTGCTGCCTGTGATGATGAATACGATCTTGACCATCTACCCTCCAGAGAAGCGCGGCGCAGCCATGGGTTCAATCGGCCTGGTTATTATGTTCGCTCCTGCCATTGGCCCAACGCTTGCCGGAATCATTCTGGATTCCTTGCACTGGCGCTGGCTGTTCTTCTCCGTTCTGCCGCTCGCGTTATTCTCGATTGTGTTCGCGGTGATCTATCTACGGAACGTATCTGAAGTTACACGTCCAAAGGTTGATATCTTGTCCATTCTGCTCTCCACCATTGGCTTTGGCGGCATCGTATACGGCTTCAGCAGTGCAGGCGACCCGCTCGTAGGCTGGTCCAGTCCGCTGGTTATTACATGCCTGATCGCTGGCTTCATTGGCCTGCTGTTGTTCGTTCTTCGTCAGATCAAGCTTACCGAGCCTGTACTGGATATGCGGGCTTTCAAGTATCCAATGTTCTCCCTGGCCGTCATTCTCATGGTGATTCTGATGATGACGTTGTTCTCAACCCTGACACTTCTGCCTATGTTCATGCTTACAGGGTTGGCTCTGACAGCCTTCACCGTTGGCCTTATTCTGCTTCCTGGCGGAATTATTAACGGACTTATGTCACCGATTACGGGACGATTATTTGATAAATTCGGACCTAGAGCCCTGGTGATTCCGGGCATTGTAATTATGCTGATCTCTCTATGGATGTTCACGAGAGTAACGACTACAACGGAAGTGTTCGTGATTATTATTCTTCACTCTGTCCTGATGATTGGCCTGTCTATGGTAATTATGCCTGCACAGACTACAGGGCTCAATCAGCTGCCACGTAATCTGTATCCACACGGGACCGCTATCATGAATACGATTCAGCAGGTTGCCGGGGCCGTAGGTACGGCACTGTTCATCAGCATCATGACCTCTGGGCAGACGCGCTATTTAAGCGGGGTTCAGGATCCACTCAACCCGAAACACATACCGGACGCTATGACGGCCGGCGTGCACAGCGCTTTCTGGGGAGCTGTGATCTTGACGGTGGTTGCTCTGATTCTGGCTCTGTTCATGCGCCGCAGCACCATTCCCCAAGAGCAGGGATCGGGCACTCAAGTCTAG